A region of the Peredibacter starrii genome:
GAGAATTGAGAATTCCACCGCATTCAAAGGACCACTCAATCATGAGCTCCAGAACTTTGGATAGATCAATGGTGGTGCTTTTTTTCTTCTTCAGCGTTTTTTTCATGAACGAGCTCTTCCAGAGTTTGGATTTCTTCTTCAGTAAGTTTTTCTACCGGCACAGTATAAGATTCAGTCAGCCACTGACCCAGATCAATCAGACGACATTTTTCCGAACAGAAAGGACGAAACTCCGAAGAGTAGTAATTAAATTTTTTCTTACAGTTTGGGCAAGTCACTGCCAATTGTTTCATCTTAAGACTCTTACCTTTAACATTTCAAATTTTGCCAACATTTCCTGAGTATACTTTAATTCGTTGCCGTCGATGTGGTCCACTAAAAACAAACCGCGAACAGAATTGGTACCAAAAATCAAATCGGCCTTCAAAACTTGATCAATATTTGAGGCGACTTCCTCCGTCTCTTCAAAAAATTCTTTTGAAACATCCAGGACCTTTCTTCGCATCACACCTTCCAGAACATTGGGCCCAGCAGGTGGAGTATAGAGTTTGCCTCGTCTCACCACGAAGATGTTCGCCACAGATGATTCCAAAATCGTATCATCAGGAGCCAGAAACAAAAGATCGTCATCAATGTCTTTTAGATAAATTTTTTGTGCCAAGATGGTTTCAAGATAATTCCCGGCCTTCAAGAAAGAGGGCCACCATCTCGGACGCATAATCGCCGGACATGTTCGGAGCTTAAACACTCCATCAGTTCTTACTTTATCAAAATGAGTAGATGATAAGTGGAGCTTTAAATCAGTTACTGAAATCAAACCACTGCGAATGAGACCTCGCCCCTGCTGCTCGCGATAGACCGTGATACGAAGAACGCGGTCGCCATTTTCCATGAGCATGCGAGTCTCTAGCATGTTCTTGAAAATCCCGACCCACTCATCTGCGTCAGTGAAAGGTCCATAGAGAA
Encoded here:
- a CDS encoding aminotransferase class IV, which translates into the protein MSETHNRAFMYGESVFTTVRMFDGVLQDWEYHFDRLRKGTEFLYGPFTDADEWVGIFKNMLETRMLMENGDRVLRITVYREQQGRGLIRSGLISVTDLKLHLSSTHFDKVRTDGVFKLRTCPAIMRPRWWPSFLKAGNYLETILAQKIYLKDIDDDLLFLAPDDTILESSVANIFVVRRGKLYTPPAGPNVLEGVMRRKVLDVSKEFFEETEEVASNIDQVLKADLIFGTNSVRGLFLVDHIDGNELKYTQEMLAKFEMLKVRVLR
- a CDS encoding DNA gyrase inhibitor YacG; translated protein: MKQLAVTCPNCKKKFNYYSSEFRPFCSEKCRLIDLGQWLTESYTVPVEKLTEEEIQTLEELVHEKNAEEEKKHHH